The proteins below come from a single Halomonas binhaiensis genomic window:
- a CDS encoding antibiotic biosynthesis monooxygenase family protein: MYSYLIEFNVKEGEEAAFVEHWSRLTEYIHQEFDGLGSRLHKTADGQYIAYAQWPDGDSRDAEHAWTTEGRELQNKMRNTLLNSRVLYKFAVVKDLLKDP, encoded by the coding sequence GTGTATAGCTACCTGATTGAGTTCAATGTAAAGGAAGGAGAGGAGGCGGCTTTCGTGGAGCATTGGAGCCGTCTCACAGAGTATATACACCAGGAATTCGACGGGCTTGGTTCAAGGCTGCACAAGACGGCTGATGGCCAATATATTGCCTATGCTCAATGGCCCGATGGCGATTCCAGGGACGCAGAACACGCCTGGACCACAGAAGGCAGGGAGCTGCAGAACAAGATGAGAAATACGCTGCTGAATAGTCGTGTGCTTTATAAGTTTGCAGTGGTGAAGGATCTTCTGAAAGATCCATGA
- a CDS encoding TfoX/Sxy family protein, whose amino-acid sequence MKQVKHVVLYGVSCAMSVSHELLDFLLDQLAPLGNVSARRMFGSMGVFLDGRMFGILSRENRFYIKTDANNLEKFVEQGCEPFSYWVSQPSGERKQKRLSYYEVPDSALEDQDELMFWARLGVSASMPSG is encoded by the coding sequence ATGAAGCAAGTAAAACACGTTGTCTTGTACGGGGTATCCTGTGCGATGAGTGTCTCACACGAATTGCTCGACTTTCTGCTTGATCAACTTGCTCCCCTGGGCAACGTCTCTGCTCGACGTATGTTCGGAAGCATGGGCGTGTTTCTCGATGGGCGCATGTTTGGCATTCTCAGCAGAGAAAATCGCTTTTACATCAAGACTGATGCGAACAATCTCGAGAAATTCGTGGAACAAGGGTGCGAACCATTCAGTTATTGGGTCTCGCAGCCTTCCGGGGAACGCAAGCAAAAACGGCTGTCGTATTACGAAGTGCCCGATTCAGCCCTGGAGGATCAGGATGAACTGATGTTCTGGGCAAGACTCGGGGTTTCAGCATCAATGCCTTCAGGTTGA